The Nostoc sp. 'Peltigera membranacea cyanobiont' N6 genome contains the following window.
ATTAAAGAAAAATTACAAGCCAAGCTTGAGAAAATTCAAGTCAATAGCGGTGGCTCTCCTGTTACAGATTTGCAGCTAGACAAAACCTTAACCGAAGAAATTGAACAATTAACGACGGAATTAGAGAGCGTAAATCCTAACCCGTATCCTCTTGTCAACGCTACTTCTTTGCTAGAGGGAGCTTGGCAACTGCAATACTCTACAGCTAGAGAAATCCGTTCTTTAGTTTCTCTCCCATTGGGATTAAAGCTAGGTAAAGTTTATCAAGTGATTGATATTGCAAATAAATTGTTTTTCAATCTAGCTAAAGTTAAACATCCTCTGGGGCTAGTATCGGGATATGTGAAAGTGACAGCTAGCTTTGAGCCAGCCAAAGAAGATTTCGAGTCTCTACCGAACAAACGCATCAACGTTTATTTTGACAAACGCTACCTATCGATTGAGAAGATTGTTGGCATTAATACCCCCCAACTCAACCCATTTAAGGTTGTCCCAGCTAATAATCCTACTAGCAGAACTGCCACACTAGACATTACTTACTTAGATGAAACCTTAAGAATTGGACGTGGAGGAGATGGAAGTTTATTTATTCTTAGTAAATCATTAGATTTACCTGACTTTATCTCCTCAATTTGAAATTGTTCGTGCCAGTGAATCAATATGGCTCTCTCAATAACGCATCTTTTCACCAAGCTAAAACCAGGTTCTGCGATGGTAGAGCGTAAAACATTAAATTTAAAGGTAGGTTATGGTATAGAAGAAGAT
Protein-coding sequences here:
- a CDS encoding PAP/fibrillin family protein — protein: MNNQLLIKEKLQAKLEKIQVNSGGSPVTDLQLDKTLTEEIEQLTTELESVNPNPYPLVNATSLLEGAWQLQYSTAREIRSLVSLPLGLKLGKVYQVIDIANKLFFNLAKVKHPLGLVSGYVKVTASFEPAKEDFESLPNKRINVYFDKRYLSIEKIVGINTPQLNPFKVVPANNPTSRTATLDITYLDETLRIGRGGDGSLFILSKSLDLPDFISSI